The following are from one region of the Nocardioides marmotae genome:
- the pcrA gene encoding DNA helicase PcrA, producing the protein MSTPSLPGFEHLLADPRTPSAATSAGGAHDGAHDGAHEDDGSAARPGTPRRGPTREELLEGLNEPQRAAVVHAGAPLLVVAGAGSGKTRVLTRRIAWLIQERQAHPGSILAITFTNKAAAEMKERVEDLVGKRARIMWVSTFHSACVRILRKEADKLGYKSSFSIYDAADQKRLMQLVCKDLDLDPKRYQPGALLHWVSNHKNELRDVDAAKSDAKNKLEETYAAVYDLYQRRLREANAMDFDDLIMATVNLFQAYPEVRETYRRRFRHVLVDEYQDTNHAQYALIHQLCADDPEATEGQRVEPAELMVVGDADQSIYAFRGANIRNILDFEEDFPNATSILLEQNYRSTQTILTAANAVIGNNKGRKPKRLWSDAGDGARIVGYVADDEHDEARFVSSTIDELVDEHGVRPADVAVFYRTNAQSRVFEEVFIRTGQPYKVVGGVRFYERREVRDALAYLRMLANPDDQVSLRRILNTPKRGIGDRAVECVSALADRERITFWEALRRADEAPGLATRSATNIRGFVAMVEELQSMVDAGERADVVLESVLARSGYIAELEESDDPQDATRLENLAELVAVAREFSDDPVAGPSADPADVDAGTVAPGLRDFLERVALVADTDSIPQDDDGVVTLMTLHTAKGLEFPVVFLTGLEDGVFPHARALGDQPELEEERRLAYVGLTRARERLYISRAVVRSAWGAPSHNPGSRFLDELPVDLVDWKRTEAAQTSWSRPDLTGGSGSTRLATPTAAGRRNFSSAALRADAAAKSKPSREVPALEPGDRVLHDSFGMGTVVAIEGVAEKSVASIDFGSEGVKRLLLRYAPVEKL; encoded by the coding sequence ATGAGCACCCCCTCCCTCCCCGGCTTCGAGCACCTGCTCGCCGACCCTCGGACCCCCTCCGCCGCGACGAGCGCCGGCGGCGCCCACGACGGCGCCCACGACGGCGCCCACGAGGACGACGGCTCCGCCGCCCGACCCGGTACGCCGCGGCGCGGGCCGACCCGCGAGGAGCTGCTCGAGGGGCTCAACGAGCCGCAGCGGGCGGCGGTCGTGCACGCGGGTGCACCGCTGCTGGTGGTGGCCGGTGCGGGGTCGGGGAAGACCCGCGTGCTGACCCGCCGGATCGCCTGGCTGATCCAGGAGCGGCAGGCGCACCCGGGGTCGATCCTGGCGATCACCTTCACCAACAAGGCCGCGGCCGAGATGAAGGAGCGCGTCGAGGACCTCGTCGGCAAGCGGGCGCGGATCATGTGGGTGAGCACGTTCCACTCCGCCTGCGTGCGCATCCTGCGCAAGGAGGCCGACAAGCTGGGCTACAAGTCGAGCTTCTCGATCTACGACGCCGCGGACCAGAAGCGCCTCATGCAGCTGGTCTGCAAGGACCTCGACCTCGACCCGAAGCGCTACCAGCCGGGCGCGCTGCTGCACTGGGTCAGCAACCACAAGAACGAGCTGCGCGACGTCGACGCGGCCAAGTCGGACGCCAAGAACAAGCTCGAGGAGACCTACGCCGCGGTCTACGACCTCTACCAGCGCCGCCTGCGCGAGGCGAACGCGATGGACTTCGACGACCTGATCATGGCGACGGTCAACCTCTTCCAGGCCTACCCGGAGGTCCGCGAGACCTACCGCCGGCGCTTCCGCCACGTGCTCGTCGATGAGTACCAGGACACCAACCACGCCCAGTACGCCCTCATCCACCAGCTCTGCGCCGACGACCCCGAGGCGACCGAGGGCCAGCGCGTGGAGCCGGCCGAGCTGATGGTCGTCGGCGACGCCGACCAGTCGATCTACGCCTTCCGTGGCGCCAACATCCGCAACATCCTCGACTTCGAGGAGGACTTCCCCAACGCCACCTCGATCCTGCTGGAGCAGAACTACCGCTCCACCCAGACGATCCTCACCGCCGCCAACGCCGTCATCGGCAACAACAAGGGCCGCAAGCCCAAGCGCCTGTGGTCCGACGCCGGCGACGGCGCGCGGATCGTCGGGTACGTCGCCGACGACGAGCACGACGAGGCGCGGTTCGTCTCCTCCACGATCGACGAGCTGGTCGACGAGCACGGCGTCCGGCCCGCCGACGTCGCGGTCTTCTACCGCACCAACGCCCAGTCCCGCGTCTTCGAGGAGGTGTTCATCCGCACCGGCCAGCCCTACAAGGTCGTCGGCGGGGTCCGCTTCTACGAGCGGCGCGAGGTGCGCGACGCGCTGGCCTACCTGCGGATGCTGGCCAACCCCGACGACCAGGTCTCGCTGCGCCGGATCCTCAACACCCCCAAGCGCGGCATCGGCGACCGTGCGGTCGAGTGCGTCAGCGCGCTCGCCGACCGCGAGCGGATCACCTTCTGGGAGGCGCTGCGCCGCGCCGACGAAGCCCCCGGCCTGGCCACGCGCTCGGCGACCAACATCCGCGGCTTCGTCGCGATGGTCGAGGAGCTGCAGTCGATGGTCGACGCGGGGGAGCGGGCCGACGTCGTGCTCGAGAGCGTCCTGGCCCGCTCGGGCTACATCGCCGAGCTCGAGGAGTCCGACGACCCCCAGGACGCCACCCGGCTGGAGAACCTCGCCGAGCTCGTCGCCGTCGCCCGCGAGTTCTCCGACGACCCCGTCGCCGGCCCCTCGGCCGACCCCGCCGACGTCGACGCCGGGACGGTCGCGCCGGGCCTGCGCGACTTCCTGGAGCGGGTCGCGCTGGTCGCCGACACCGACTCCATCCCGCAGGACGACGACGGCGTCGTCACGCTGATGACGCTGCACACCGCCAAGGGCCTGGAGTTCCCGGTCGTCTTCCTCACCGGCCTCGAGGACGGCGTCTTCCCGCACGCCCGCGCGCTCGGGGACCAGCCGGAGCTGGAGGAGGAGCGGCGCCTCGCGTACGTCGGCCTCACCCGCGCCCGCGAGCGGCTCTACATCTCCCGCGCGGTCGTCCGCTCGGCGTGGGGCGCGCCCTCGCACAACCCGGGCTCCCGGTTCCTCGACGAGCTGCCGGTCGACCTCGTCGACTGGAAGCGCACCGAGGCCGCGCAGACCTCGTGGAGCCGCCCGGACCTCACCGGCGGCAGCGGCAGCACCCGGCTGGCCACCCCGACCGCTGCGGGGCGCCGCAACTTCTCCTCGGCCGCGCTGCGCGCCGATGCCGCGGCGAAGTCCAAGCCGTCGCGGGAGGTGCCCGCGCTGGAGCCGGGCGACCGCGTCCTGCACGACTCCTTCGGCATGGGCACCGTCGTCGCGATCGAGGGGGTCGCGGAGAAGTCCGTCGCGTCGATCGACTTCGGCAGCGAGGGCGTCAAGCGGCTGCTGCTGCGGTACGCGCCGGTGGAGAAGCTGTAG
- a CDS encoding type IV toxin-antitoxin system AbiEi family antitoxin domain-containing protein codes for MHPEVAARLDRPPYLLTRRQAVAAGTTPREIDRRVRTGAWVAVRRGVYATSEHVTSLATRAQRQRLHDDAVALSTRLTHIRSHDSAAVVWGLAVPLPAVPVTHLTVPVPATARNRPQRSRFSHEVKHHLAPYGVVDRPSVVDGVPVLGLARTAIDLAREHDLATGVAAVDGALRAGIRRSDLDAVVARMACWPHVNRARQAVDLGDPGAESVGETLARLLVLRLGRGRPQTQFGLSRDGRTGFADVRLGRHLFEFDGRLKYHRGHGDDRPVEQVVWEEKLRQDWFCSYQLGMSRLVWSDVIGPGTVAALARIEREVAATEARFGTDISDLAPYVVARRRPAA; via the coding sequence ATGCACCCCGAGGTCGCCGCCCGTCTGGACCGTCCGCCGTACCTGTTGACCCGTCGGCAGGCGGTGGCCGCCGGTACGACGCCGCGGGAGATCGACCGCCGGGTGCGGACCGGTGCGTGGGTGGCCGTGCGGCGCGGCGTGTACGCGACATCCGAGCACGTCACGTCGCTGGCCACGCGGGCGCAGCGCCAGCGGCTGCACGACGACGCGGTCGCCCTGTCGACCCGGCTGACGCACATCCGCAGCCACGACAGTGCCGCCGTCGTCTGGGGCCTGGCCGTCCCGCTGCCCGCGGTGCCGGTGACCCACCTGACGGTCCCGGTGCCGGCGACGGCGCGGAACCGACCCCAGCGCAGCCGGTTCAGCCACGAGGTCAAGCACCACCTGGCGCCGTACGGCGTGGTCGACCGGCCCTCGGTCGTCGACGGCGTCCCGGTCCTCGGCCTGGCGCGCACCGCGATCGACCTGGCGCGCGAGCACGACCTGGCCACCGGCGTGGCCGCGGTCGACGGCGCGCTGCGAGCCGGAATCCGCCGCAGCGATCTCGACGCGGTGGTTGCGCGGATGGCGTGCTGGCCGCACGTCAACCGGGCCCGGCAGGCAGTCGACCTGGGCGATCCCGGCGCCGAGTCGGTCGGGGAGACGCTCGCCCGGCTGCTGGTGCTGCGCCTGGGTCGGGGTCGTCCGCAGACCCAGTTCGGCCTGTCGCGGGACGGCCGGACCGGGTTCGCCGACGTGCGGCTCGGCCGCCACCTCTTCGAGTTCGACGGCCGGCTGAAGTACCACCGCGGTCACGGGGACGACCGCCCTGTCGAGCAGGTCGTGTGGGAGGAGAAGCTGCGCCAGGACTGGTTCTGCTCCTACCAGCTCGGCATGAGCCGGCTCGTCTGGAGCGACGTGATCGGCCCGGGCACGGTCGCGGCACTCGCCCGGATCGAGCGGGAGGTGGCCGCCACCGAGGCCCGCTTCGGCACCGACATCAGCGACCTGGCGCCGTACGTCGTGGCCCGTCGGCGGCCGGCGGCCTGA
- a CDS encoding APC family permease has translation MTADTADAAGSEGLEETELKRTITGPLLFFYVLGDVLGSGIYVLVGAVAAAVGGAFWLAFAIGITVATLTGLAYAELVTKYPRAAGASLYVNKAFHKPALTFLVTIAMLSASFAAAGSLATGFSGYFAEVWEAPPALLIGLLFIIGLTVVNFIGITESVVANLVMTVVEVVGLAIVIIVGIIVIAQGDADFGVLTEVSPADDSNKILAIVSGVALGFFAMTGFENAANIAEECTEPRRTFPKALIGGMVGAGLIYVAVSVAAALSLPIPELADSEAPLLDVVNSGVLPLPAGLIIIVFALIAMTAITNTTLVAVVTQSRILYGMANEDVVPSVFAKLHSGRKSPWVGLLFSAVVVSGLLVAGAILNETGVGVDLVTRLAAVTVVLLLFVYAMVIVSALRLRGHDESEQTYRASTPLLVIGIVGNLGLLGYVVWDDPASLIWCGALLALGVVLFVLELTFGKQDRPEGYDRGDPSLKG, from the coding sequence ATGACCGCGGACACCGCCGACGCCGCCGGCTCGGAGGGGCTCGAGGAGACCGAGCTCAAGCGGACCATCACCGGCCCGCTCCTGTTCTTCTACGTGCTCGGCGACGTCCTGGGCTCGGGCATCTACGTGCTCGTCGGTGCGGTCGCCGCCGCGGTCGGCGGTGCGTTCTGGCTCGCCTTCGCCATCGGGATCACCGTCGCCACGCTCACCGGGCTGGCCTACGCCGAGCTCGTCACGAAGTACCCCCGGGCCGCCGGCGCCTCGCTCTACGTCAACAAGGCCTTCCACAAGCCGGCGCTGACGTTCCTCGTCACCATCGCGATGCTCTCGGCCAGCTTCGCCGCTGCCGGCTCGCTCGCCACCGGCTTCTCCGGCTACTTCGCCGAGGTCTGGGAGGCGCCCCCGGCCCTGCTCATCGGCCTGCTCTTCATCATCGGGCTCACGGTCGTCAACTTCATCGGGATCACCGAGTCGGTCGTCGCGAACCTGGTGATGACCGTCGTCGAGGTCGTCGGCCTGGCCATCGTCATCATCGTCGGGATCATCGTCATCGCCCAGGGCGACGCCGACTTCGGCGTGCTCACCGAGGTGTCCCCGGCCGACGACAGCAACAAGATCCTCGCCATCGTCTCCGGCGTCGCGCTCGGCTTCTTCGCGATGACCGGCTTCGAGAACGCCGCCAACATCGCCGAGGAGTGCACCGAGCCCCGGCGCACCTTCCCCAAGGCCCTGATCGGCGGCATGGTCGGCGCCGGCCTCATCTACGTCGCGGTCTCGGTCGCCGCCGCCCTCTCGCTGCCGATCCCCGAGCTCGCCGACTCCGAGGCCCCGCTGCTCGACGTCGTCAACTCCGGCGTGCTGCCGCTGCCGGCGGGCCTGATCATCATCGTCTTCGCGCTGATCGCGATGACCGCCATCACCAACACCACGCTGGTCGCCGTGGTCACCCAGTCCCGGATCCTCTACGGGATGGCCAACGAGGACGTCGTGCCCAGCGTCTTCGCCAAGCTGCACTCGGGCCGCAAGAGCCCCTGGGTCGGGCTGCTCTTCTCCGCCGTCGTCGTCTCCGGGCTGCTGGTCGCCGGCGCGATCCTGAACGAGACCGGCGTGGGCGTCGACCTGGTGACCCGCCTCGCGGCCGTCACCGTCGTGCTGCTGCTGTTCGTCTACGCGATGGTCATCGTCTCCGCCCTGCGCCTGCGCGGGCACGACGAGTCCGAGCAGACCTACCGGGCCTCCACGCCGCTCCTCGTGATCGGCATCGTCGGCAACCTCGGGCTGCTCGGCTACGTCGTCTGGGACGACCCCGCCTCGCTCATCTGGTGCGGCGCGCTCCTCGCGCTCGGGGTGGTGCTGTTCGTGCTGGAGCTGACCTTCGGCAAGCAGGACCGGCCGGAGGGCTACGACCGGGGTGACCCGAGTCTCAAGGGCTGA
- a CDS encoding LuxR C-terminal-related transcriptional regulator, whose amino-acid sequence MSEQTPVSVVVVDDHAMFRRGVIAELGTAGVGAVDVLAEAADVDEAVAAVATYRPDVVLLDVHLPGGGGAEVMRRATAAGSAPGTRYLALSVSDAAEDVIGTIRGGARGYVTKTITGPELVAAIGRVAEGDAVFSPRLAGFVLDAFSGSIEVAAVDEDLDRLTEREREVMRLIARGYAYKEVAKELFISIKTVETHMSSVLRKLQLSSRHELTRWASDRRLL is encoded by the coding sequence ATGAGTGAGCAGACCCCGGTCTCGGTCGTCGTCGTCGACGACCACGCGATGTTCCGCCGTGGGGTGATCGCCGAGCTCGGCACGGCCGGCGTCGGCGCGGTGGACGTGCTGGCCGAGGCCGCGGACGTCGACGAGGCCGTCGCCGCGGTGGCGACGTACCGGCCCGACGTCGTGCTGCTCGACGTCCACCTGCCCGGGGGCGGTGGGGCCGAGGTGATGCGCCGGGCGACCGCGGCGGGGTCGGCGCCGGGCACGCGCTACCTCGCGCTCTCGGTCAGCGACGCGGCCGAGGACGTCATCGGCACGATCCGCGGCGGGGCGCGGGGCTACGTCACCAAGACGATCACCGGGCCCGAGCTGGTCGCCGCGATCGGCCGGGTGGCCGAGGGGGACGCGGTCTTCTCGCCGCGGCTCGCCGGCTTCGTGCTCGACGCGTTCTCCGGGTCGATCGAGGTCGCGGCGGTCGACGAGGACCTCGACCGGCTCACCGAGCGGGAGCGGGAGGTGATGCGGCTGATCGCGCGCGGCTACGCCTACAAGGAGGTCGCCAAGGAGCTGTTCATCTCCATCAAGACCGTCGAGACCCACATGTCGAGCGTGCTGCGCAAGCTCCAGCTCTCCTCTCGGCACGAGCTGACCCGCTGGGCCTCGGACCGGCGCCTGCTCTGA
- a CDS encoding ATP-binding protein, translating into MSAHPATTAPPREDVRRAYRDTSDPVVGGVAAGLAAHLALPVTWVRAAFVVATAFGGLGVAFYGGLWLVLPAQPYVEEEAPGLASARRRGKRPGRVHRLGDLGPVIAVLALGVGALLMLEAAFGRGATLWPIALGLAGLALLWRQADEVQRERWLDHTGRLDPVQMVFGRGGWAAYARVGLGVALVVSAFFVFGFDTGSLRDARGAVVAGGLGVIGVGLVAGPWVFRLVSDLAAERAERIRTQERADVAAHLHDSVLQTLALIQKNAGDAAAVARLARAQERDLRAWLYVGESADEPTVASALRGVAAEVEDAHGVSVEVVTVGDCAFSEPLRAVVQATREAVTNAAKHAGTGQVDVYAEVTPAAVDVFVRDRGRGFDPAATPADRYGVRHSIIDRMERHGGTAEVRTGAGEGTEVRLHQPRQEESHE; encoded by the coding sequence ATGAGTGCCCACCCCGCGACCACCGCCCCGCCCCGGGAGGACGTGCGTCGCGCCTACCGCGACACCTCCGACCCCGTCGTCGGCGGCGTGGCCGCCGGGCTGGCGGCCCACCTGGCGCTGCCGGTGACCTGGGTGCGTGCGGCCTTCGTCGTCGCGACCGCGTTCGGCGGGCTCGGCGTCGCCTTCTACGGCGGGCTGTGGCTGGTGCTGCCCGCGCAGCCCTACGTCGAGGAGGAGGCGCCCGGCCTGGCCAGCGCCCGGCGGCGCGGCAAGCGACCGGGGCGGGTGCACCGGCTCGGCGACCTCGGGCCGGTGATCGCCGTGCTGGCGCTCGGTGTCGGCGCGCTGCTCATGCTCGAGGCGGCGTTCGGCCGGGGCGCCACCCTGTGGCCGATCGCCCTGGGCCTGGCCGGCCTCGCGCTGCTGTGGCGCCAGGCCGACGAGGTCCAGCGCGAGCGCTGGCTGGATCACACCGGCCGGCTCGACCCGGTGCAGATGGTCTTCGGCCGCGGCGGCTGGGCGGCGTACGCCCGCGTCGGGCTGGGCGTCGCGCTCGTCGTCTCGGCCTTCTTCGTCTTCGGCTTCGACACCGGCTCGCTGCGCGACGCCCGCGGCGCCGTCGTCGCCGGCGGCCTGGGCGTCATCGGCGTCGGCCTGGTCGCCGGGCCGTGGGTCTTCCGCCTGGTCTCCGACCTGGCCGCCGAGCGCGCCGAGCGGATCCGCACCCAGGAGCGCGCCGACGTCGCGGCCCACCTCCACGACTCGGTGCTCCAGACGCTGGCGCTGATCCAGAAGAACGCCGGCGACGCCGCCGCCGTCGCCCGCCTGGCCCGCGCCCAGGAGCGGGACCTGCGGGCCTGGCTGTACGTCGGGGAGTCGGCCGACGAGCCCACCGTGGCCAGCGCCCTGCGCGGCGTCGCTGCCGAGGTCGAGGACGCCCACGGCGTCTCGGTCGAGGTGGTGACCGTCGGGGACTGCGCGTTCTCCGAGCCGCTGCGCGCGGTCGTGCAGGCCACCCGCGAGGCGGTCACCAACGCCGCGAAGCACGCCGGGACCGGCCAGGTCGACGTGTACGCCGAGGTGACCCCGGCCGCCGTGGACGTCTTCGTCCGCGACCGCGGCCGCGGCTTCGACCCGGCCGCCACGCCGGCGGACCGGTACGGCGTGCGGCACAGCATCATCGACCGGATGGAGCGCCACGGGGGGACCGCCGAGGTCCGCACCGGCGCCGGCGAGGGGACCGAGGTGCGCCTGCACCAGCCCCGGCAGGAGGAGAGCCATGAGTGA
- a CDS encoding PspC domain-containing protein produces the protein MTTTPPDAPPEPGPEHPSGPRASKEEVRDLGKLRRSSTDSYVAGVAGGLARHLDIDPAILRVAFVVLTFFGGAGLILYGAAWLLVPVDDQAEATLHLDERNRTVALTIAGGVAVLAMLGDTWGVYSFPWPVVVVAIAAVFVLDRSDRNRRRRHQGPPAAPAPYAAYGPAAPAAPGSPVGPAGSPDPSVPVGAAPGPYAGWAPPPTMPTAPLPPPPPAPARRRGPVLFWFTMALCALGIGVLSLLDLGGVPVPNAAYSALVVAVCGVMLLVGAFWGRAGGLIAVGLVAALSMAANTLATELDGGQVTHRPSSTAGLASSYQNGTGDLFIDLTDISDIENLDGRTLLVEMGVGRVEVLVPTGVDVTAETSIGIGNARVFGEDHSGLGIERTVLLEGGDPAPVLTLDAHVGVGGIEIHTEGGTR, from the coding sequence ATGACCACGACACCGCCCGACGCACCGCCCGAGCCGGGCCCGGAGCACCCCTCCGGCCCCCGCGCCTCGAAGGAGGAGGTGCGCGACCTCGGCAAGCTGCGCCGCAGCTCCACCGACTCCTACGTCGCCGGGGTGGCCGGCGGGCTGGCCCGCCACCTCGACATCGACCCGGCGATCCTGCGGGTGGCCTTCGTGGTGCTGACCTTCTTCGGCGGCGCCGGGCTGATCCTCTACGGCGCCGCGTGGCTGCTCGTCCCGGTCGACGACCAGGCCGAGGCGACCCTCCACCTCGACGAGCGCAACCGCACGGTCGCCCTCACCATCGCCGGCGGGGTCGCCGTGCTGGCCATGCTCGGCGACACGTGGGGTGTCTACAGCTTCCCGTGGCCGGTGGTGGTGGTCGCCATCGCGGCGGTCTTCGTGCTCGACCGCTCCGACCGCAACCGGCGCCGCCGCCATCAGGGCCCGCCCGCCGCCCCGGCTCCCTACGCGGCGTACGGCCCCGCAGCCCCGGCCGCCCCGGGGAGCCCGGTGGGCCCGGCGGGCTCGCCCGACCCGAGCGTCCCGGTCGGCGCCGCCCCCGGGCCGTACGCCGGGTGGGCGCCGCCGCCGACCATGCCGACCGCTCCCCTGCCGCCGCCCCCGCCGGCCCCGGCGCGCCGGCGCGGTCCGGTGCTGTTCTGGTTCACGATGGCGCTGTGCGCGCTGGGGATCGGCGTGCTCAGCCTGCTCGACCTGGGCGGCGTGCCGGTCCCGAACGCCGCCTACTCCGCGCTCGTCGTGGCCGTCTGCGGCGTGATGCTCCTGGTCGGCGCGTTCTGGGGGCGCGCCGGTGGGCTGATCGCGGTCGGCCTGGTGGCGGCGCTCAGCATGGCGGCGAACACCCTGGCCACCGAGCTGGACGGCGGGCAGGTGACCCACCGGCCGAGCAGCACCGCGGGCCTCGCCTCGTCGTACCAGAACGGCACCGGGGACCTGTTCATCGACCTGACCGACATCTCGGACATCGAGAACCTCGACGGGCGCACGCTCCTGGTCGAGATGGGGGTGGGCCGGGTCGAGGTGCTCGTCCCGACGGGGGTGGACGTGACGGCCGAGACCTCGATCGGCATCGGCAACGCGCGGGTCTTCGGAGAGGACCACAGCGGCCTCGGCATCGAGAGAACCGTCCTGCTCGAGGGTGGTGACCCCGCCCCGGTCCTCACCCTCGACGCCCACGTCGGCGTCGGTGGTATCGAGATCCACACCGAAGGAGGCACCCGATGA
- a CDS encoding glycerophosphodiester phosphodiesterase family protein: protein MIAPVTALPQVIGHRGAPGHRPENTLASYRLAVRLGADAIEPDLVPTRDGVLVARHEHEISRTTDVALHPELADRRCTKVVGGREVTGWFTEDLTLAELRTLRAVERHPRLRPGNTRYDGRWPVPTLDEICALVHHESRRSGRRIRLCAEVKEASYFASIGLPVESTLLEVLARHRLDGPGGRCQVQSFEEDVLRGLAGRTELPLVQLVDAGERPDVARVATYAQVLGVHTSLATPALVAEAHAAGLAVHAWTLRAELVADPYAEARTLLDAGVDGLFSDQPGLTVEARAQWLAAQEQTG from the coding sequence GTGATCGCACCCGTCACCGCCCTGCCGCAGGTCATCGGCCACCGCGGCGCCCCCGGCCACCGCCCGGAGAACACCCTCGCCTCCTACCGCCTCGCCGTCCGCCTGGGCGCCGACGCCATCGAGCCCGACCTCGTGCCGACCCGCGACGGCGTCCTGGTCGCCCGCCACGAGCACGAGATCTCCCGCACCACCGACGTCGCGCTCCACCCCGAGCTCGCCGACCGCCGCTGCACCAAGGTCGTCGGCGGCCGAGAGGTCACCGGCTGGTTCACCGAGGACCTCACCCTCGCCGAGCTGCGCACGCTGCGCGCCGTCGAGCGGCACCCGCGGCTGCGCCCGGGCAACACCCGGTACGACGGCCGGTGGCCGGTCCCGACGCTGGACGAGATCTGCGCGCTGGTCCACCACGAGTCGCGGCGCTCCGGTCGCCGGATCCGGCTGTGCGCGGAGGTCAAGGAGGCGTCGTACTTCGCCTCGATCGGGCTGCCGGTCGAGTCCACGCTGCTCGAGGTGCTGGCCCGCCACCGCCTCGACGGGCCGGGTGGCCGCTGCCAGGTGCAGTCCTTCGAGGAGGACGTGCTGCGCGGGCTGGCCGGGCGGACCGAGCTGCCGCTGGTCCAGCTGGTCGACGCGGGGGAGCGGCCCGACGTCGCCCGCGTGGCGACGTACGCGCAGGTCCTCGGCGTGCACACCAGCCTCGCGACCCCCGCCCTGGTCGCCGAGGCGCACGCCGCCGGTCTGGCCGTCCACGCCTGGACGCTGCGCGCCGAGCTGGTGGCGGACCCGTACGCCGAGGCCCGCACCCTGCTCGACGCCGGCGTGGACGGCCTCTTCTCCGACCAGCCCGGCCTCACCGTCGAGGCACGGGCGCAGTGGCTGGCGGCCCAGGAGCAGACGGGCTAG
- a CDS encoding YbaK/EbsC family protein: MTLPSLGSLVPLPATEHPALLAPPVAAALAGWAHAAEVAVVEIDPDLADTAAMTEAYDLPLTASANCVLVGGRRDGEERVAACIVRADTRADVNNRVKRLLDVRKASFLPTDRAVEESGMEYGGITPVGLPAGWRLLVDARVADVDVAIIGSGVRRSKLLLPGRLVAALPGAELVEDLAVEVG, from the coding sequence ATGACGCTCCCGTCCCTCGGCTCCCTCGTCCCCCTGCCCGCGACCGAGCACCCCGCGCTGCTGGCCCCGCCGGTGGCCGCCGCCCTGGCCGGCTGGGCGCACGCGGCGGAGGTCGCGGTCGTGGAGATCGACCCCGACCTCGCCGACACCGCCGCGATGACCGAGGCCTACGACCTGCCGCTGACCGCCTCGGCCAACTGCGTGCTGGTCGGCGGCCGGCGCGACGGGGAGGAGCGGGTCGCGGCGTGCATCGTCCGCGCCGACACGCGCGCGGACGTCAACAACCGGGTCAAGCGGCTGCTCGACGTGCGCAAGGCGTCGTTCCTGCCGACCGACCGGGCCGTGGAGGAGTCCGGGATGGAGTACGGCGGCATCACCCCCGTCGGCCTGCCCGCCGGCTGGCGGCTGCTGGTCGACGCCCGGGTCGCCGACGTCGACGTGGCGATCATCGGCTCCGGCGTACGCCGCTCCAAGCTGCTGCTGCCCGGCCGGCTGGTCGCCGCCCTCCCCGGCGCGGAGCTGGTCGAGGACCTCGCGGTCGAGGTCGGGTAG
- a CDS encoding DUF6328 family protein — protein MERGRNETEEERLDRLWADLLQELRVMQTGTQLLAGFLLTLPFQEVFWERLERYQHAVYLVLVVTALVTTLLVTTPIAIHRRLSGQHVKERLVGRAQQTLRAVLACIGGMVALLSFFVFDVVVGPVAGGVAAASLGTLAAVLLVLVPRRLAR, from the coding sequence GTGGAGCGCGGTCGGAACGAGACCGAGGAGGAGCGGCTGGACCGCCTGTGGGCGGACCTGCTCCAGGAGCTGCGCGTCATGCAGACCGGCACCCAGCTGCTCGCGGGCTTCCTGCTGACGCTGCCGTTCCAGGAGGTGTTCTGGGAGAGGCTGGAGCGCTACCAGCACGCGGTCTACCTCGTGCTGGTGGTGACCGCGCTGGTCACCACGCTGCTGGTCACCACGCCGATCGCGATCCACCGCCGGCTCAGCGGGCAGCACGTCAAGGAGCGACTGGTCGGCCGCGCCCAGCAGACGCTGCGGGCGGTGCTGGCCTGCATCGGCGGGATGGTCGCCCTGCTGTCGTTCTTCGTCTTCGACGTGGTCGTCGGCCCGGTCGCGGGTGGCGTCGCGGCGGCCTCCCTCGGGACGCTCGCCGCCGTGCTGCTCGTCCTCGTGCCGCGCAGGCTCGCCCGATGA